A genomic window from Elaeis guineensis isolate ETL-2024a chromosome 3, EG11, whole genome shotgun sequence includes:
- the LOC105040758 gene encoding phosphatidylinositol 4-phosphate 5-kinase 9 isoform X1: MWEKVGVGRNMVLSEQDRSDLGFNTTTTSIIRFSSDFSPDSRGTFREYEWTDYCPEVFRKLQEFEKINAGDYLQSVHGGETIKLLFPQKKNSSRLFLSHDDKFIFKTLSKPEMKVILEMLPNYYHHVQKYRNTLLTKFFGLHVVKPSNGQKIRFIVMGNILLSDVSIHKTFNLRGSSQNRFINKTGAEEDLRFAFHLHTPTRNQLLEQIKHDCNFLENEGIMDYTLLLGMHVCPAPFDSVIKDRNPSAHVAGSDDRKSSPPDCPKLSQSDADTDSVSVTDSVSSCQTEPDVKFGVKMQARVVDIRRREGWTAAPVRAAGKEQNNKVFLYFGIVDILQGYGMLKRVENAFKYLQYDSPSTSAMNPKAYSARFQDLICSVFPENNY, from the exons atgtgggaaaag GTAGGAGTGGGGAGAAACATGGTTCTTTCGGAGCAAGACCGTTCTGATCTTGGTTTCAATACGACAACCACTTCAATCATTCGGTTTTCTTCAGATTTTTCTCCAGATTCTCGAGGCACATTTAGAGAGTATGAGTGGACAGATTATTGCCCTGAAGTTTTCAG GAAACTTCAAGAATTTGAGAAGATCAATGCAGGTGACTACCTACAATCAGTACATGGTGGTGAAACCATAAAGCTACTTTttccacaaaagaaaaatagttcTCGTCTTTTCTTATCCCATGATGATAAGTTCATTTTCAAGACCTTGAGCAAACCTGAGATGAAG GTAATCTTAGAGATGCTACCAAATTACTATCACCATGTACAGAAGTACAGAAACACTTTGTTAACAAAATTTTTTGGACTTCATGTTGTAAAGCCATCAAACGGGCAAAAG ATTCGATTTATCGTAATGGGAAATATTCTTCTATCTGATGTAAGCATTCACAAGACTTTTAATCTGAGAGGCTCATCACAGAACCGCTTCATAAACAAAACAGGAGCTGAGGAAGATCTACGTTTTGCCTTCCATCTCCATACACCAACACGAAATCAGTTACTAGA GCAAATCAAGCATGACTGCAACTTTCTAGAAAATGAAGGCATCATGGATTACACACTGTTGCTAGGAATGCATGTCTGTCCTGCACCTTTTGATTCAGTTATTAAAGATCGCAATCCTTCAGCACATGTAGCAG GGTCGGATGATAGAAAGAGCTCTCCTCCAGACTGCCCGAAGTTGTCACAGAGTGATGCAGACACAGATTCTGTTTCTGTCACCGATTCAGTCTCGTCCTGCCAGACAGA GCCTGACGTTAAATTTGGTGTGAAAATGCAAGCACGTGTGGTTGACATTCGAAGAAGAGAAGGCTGGACTGCAGCGCCAGTTCGAGCTGCAGGGAAGGAGCAAAACAACAAAGTTTTCTTATACTTCGGAATTGTGGATATCCTTCAAGGATATGGCATGCTCAAACGCGTGGAGAATGCCTTCAAATATCTCCAGTATGACTCCCCGTCAACATCGGCAATGAATCCCAAGGCTTATTCAGCTCGTTTTCAGGACCTCATCTGCTCAGTTTTTCCAGAAAATAATTATTAG
- the LOC105040758 gene encoding phosphatidylinositol 4-phosphate 5-kinase 9 isoform X2 gives MVLSEQDRSDLGFNTTTTSIIRFSSDFSPDSRGTFREYEWTDYCPEVFRKLQEFEKINAGDYLQSVHGGETIKLLFPQKKNSSRLFLSHDDKFIFKTLSKPEMKVILEMLPNYYHHVQKYRNTLLTKFFGLHVVKPSNGQKIRFIVMGNILLSDVSIHKTFNLRGSSQNRFINKTGAEEDLRFAFHLHTPTRNQLLEQIKHDCNFLENEGIMDYTLLLGMHVCPAPFDSVIKDRNPSAHVAGSDDRKSSPPDCPKLSQSDADTDSVSVTDSVSSCQTEPDVKFGVKMQARVVDIRRREGWTAAPVRAAGKEQNNKVFLYFGIVDILQGYGMLKRVENAFKYLQYDSPSTSAMNPKAYSARFQDLICSVFPENNY, from the exons ATGGTTCTTTCGGAGCAAGACCGTTCTGATCTTGGTTTCAATACGACAACCACTTCAATCATTCGGTTTTCTTCAGATTTTTCTCCAGATTCTCGAGGCACATTTAGAGAGTATGAGTGGACAGATTATTGCCCTGAAGTTTTCAG GAAACTTCAAGAATTTGAGAAGATCAATGCAGGTGACTACCTACAATCAGTACATGGTGGTGAAACCATAAAGCTACTTTttccacaaaagaaaaatagttcTCGTCTTTTCTTATCCCATGATGATAAGTTCATTTTCAAGACCTTGAGCAAACCTGAGATGAAG GTAATCTTAGAGATGCTACCAAATTACTATCACCATGTACAGAAGTACAGAAACACTTTGTTAACAAAATTTTTTGGACTTCATGTTGTAAAGCCATCAAACGGGCAAAAG ATTCGATTTATCGTAATGGGAAATATTCTTCTATCTGATGTAAGCATTCACAAGACTTTTAATCTGAGAGGCTCATCACAGAACCGCTTCATAAACAAAACAGGAGCTGAGGAAGATCTACGTTTTGCCTTCCATCTCCATACACCAACACGAAATCAGTTACTAGA GCAAATCAAGCATGACTGCAACTTTCTAGAAAATGAAGGCATCATGGATTACACACTGTTGCTAGGAATGCATGTCTGTCCTGCACCTTTTGATTCAGTTATTAAAGATCGCAATCCTTCAGCACATGTAGCAG GGTCGGATGATAGAAAGAGCTCTCCTCCAGACTGCCCGAAGTTGTCACAGAGTGATGCAGACACAGATTCTGTTTCTGTCACCGATTCAGTCTCGTCCTGCCAGACAGA GCCTGACGTTAAATTTGGTGTGAAAATGCAAGCACGTGTGGTTGACATTCGAAGAAGAGAAGGCTGGACTGCAGCGCCAGTTCGAGCTGCAGGGAAGGAGCAAAACAACAAAGTTTTCTTATACTTCGGAATTGTGGATATCCTTCAAGGATATGGCATGCTCAAACGCGTGGAGAATGCCTTCAAATATCTCCAGTATGACTCCCCGTCAACATCGGCAATGAATCCCAAGGCTTATTCAGCTCGTTTTCAGGACCTCATCTGCTCAGTTTTTCCAGAAAATAATTATTAG
- the LOC105040756 gene encoding probable CDP-diacylglycerol--inositol 3-phosphatidyltransferase 2 isoform X1 produces the protein MAQTSPQKVVSVYLYVPNIIGYMRILMNCVAFAFCSSNKTLFAILYFFSFFCDGLDGWFARKFDQVSTFGAVLDMITDRVSTACLLALLSQLYRPGLIFLSLLGLDIASHWLQMYSSFLSGKTSHKDVKDESNWLLKAYYGQRLFMAFCCLGSEVLYIILFLLAGNQSESVLDVCLNAMKQSSLLSLSLFLTLTGWGIKQVINIIQMKTAADSCVFYDMKRSN, from the exons ATGGCTCAGACGTCGCCTCAGAAAGTGGTATCAGTGTACCTCTACGTCCCGAACATTATAG GCTATATGAGAATCCTAATGAATTGTGTGGCATTTGCTTTTTGCTCTTCCAACAAAACACTCTTTGCCATACTTTACTTCTTCAG CTTTTTCTGTGATGGACTGGATGGTTGGTTTGCACGAAAATTTGATCAAG TGTCAACCTTTGGAGCTGTTTTGGACATGATAACAGACAG AGTAAGCACTGCTTGTTTGTTGGCACTGCTCTCCCAGTTATACAG GCCAGGCTTGATTTTCTTGTCATTGCTTGGACTGGATATTGCAAGCCACTGGTTGCAAATGTATAG CTCTTTCTTATCAGGCAAGACTAGTCACAAGGATGTAAAGGACGAGAGTAATTGGCTTTTGAAGGCATACTATGGGCAGCGATTATTCATGGCCTTTTGTTGTTTGGGATCTGAG GTTCTTTACATCATTCTCTTCCTTCTTGCTGGTAACCAATCTGAAAGTGTGCTTGAT GTTTGCTTGAATGCTATGAAACAGAGTTCACTTCTTTCACTGTCATTATTTTTGACTCTGACTGGATGGGGAATTAAGCAAGTGATTAACATCATACAG ATGAAGACAGCTGCAGATTCCTGCGTGTTTTATGATATGAAAAGAAGCAATTGA
- the LOC105040756 gene encoding probable CDP-diacylglycerol--inositol 3-phosphatidyltransferase 2 isoform X2 has translation MRILMNCVAFAFCSSNKTLFAILYFFSFFCDGLDGWFARKFDQVSTFGAVLDMITDRVSTACLLALLSQLYRPGLIFLSLLGLDIASHWLQMYSSFLSGKTSHKDVKDESNWLLKAYYGQRLFMAFCCLGSEVLYIILFLLAGNQSESVLDVCLNAMKQSSLLSLSLFLTLTGWGIKQVINIIQMKTAADSCVFYDMKRSN, from the exons ATGAGAATCCTAATGAATTGTGTGGCATTTGCTTTTTGCTCTTCCAACAAAACACTCTTTGCCATACTTTACTTCTTCAG CTTTTTCTGTGATGGACTGGATGGTTGGTTTGCACGAAAATTTGATCAAG TGTCAACCTTTGGAGCTGTTTTGGACATGATAACAGACAG AGTAAGCACTGCTTGTTTGTTGGCACTGCTCTCCCAGTTATACAG GCCAGGCTTGATTTTCTTGTCATTGCTTGGACTGGATATTGCAAGCCACTGGTTGCAAATGTATAG CTCTTTCTTATCAGGCAAGACTAGTCACAAGGATGTAAAGGACGAGAGTAATTGGCTTTTGAAGGCATACTATGGGCAGCGATTATTCATGGCCTTTTGTTGTTTGGGATCTGAG GTTCTTTACATCATTCTCTTCCTTCTTGCTGGTAACCAATCTGAAAGTGTGCTTGAT GTTTGCTTGAATGCTATGAAACAGAGTTCACTTCTTTCACTGTCATTATTTTTGACTCTGACTGGATGGGGAATTAAGCAAGTGATTAACATCATACAG ATGAAGACAGCTGCAGATTCCTGCGTGTTTTATGATATGAAAAGAAGCAATTGA
- the LOC105040755 gene encoding uncharacterized protein At5g41620: MEAEKGGAAVEEGSGGGGKEESLGLKLRRGISISVGKRGGPSTPVPSWKLEDHPGPSDPCGLDRPQRRRSSVSARKLGASLWEIQDLLDYSRMSRRSARIRRRKEGRGIDDVLDESPVGPKDRPLTAGSLRRHVAASLIQQHQLSERNGHALQPVSPASYSSSMEFAAFDQAITPSSSLDLKGKLREAGYSLKTSTELLKVLNRIWSLEEQHASNVSLVKQLKTELEHARTCIQELMQEKQAYHHEMDDLVKQVAQVKLVQKNKEQERIKAAVQSIRDELEDERRLRRRSETLHRKLGKELSEVKAAFMKAVKDLEKERKANSLLEDLCDEFAKGIRDYEQEVRELKQKSVKGCDHKVDRMVLHISEAWLDERVQMKIAKSRGDLAEKSTVTDRLNGEIESFLQARQSHSFKNDGVYQKDGNLRRQSLESVHLNGAASAPRDADDDDSVASDLHCFELNMAGGDSEIHDQLKSHGRSSIEKLDSARKSNFTGKKVGYSENFKGQNISGLQARFKERMDKMKLCGNEQLVDRVQAMQTDEETGGVEADQIGCVISQKSNNHHVPEVGQGIDLKWDSKQVSDHLIDNAVKNQSEICKVDQDNYHGEQSQDQFSWRGHFVLVGENTASGDFRNLASPVRQWNYQHTSPDIKISECSSKLPCEVKENTLKAKLLEARLEGQHARLKASKGSAMGRIRQ, encoded by the exons ATGGAAGCGGAAAAGGGGGGAGCAGCGGTAGAGGAAGGGAGTGGTGGCGGTGGAAAGGAGGAGTCTTTGGGCCTAAAGCTGAGGCGAGGGATCTCCATCTCCGTCGGCAAAAGGGGCGGCCCCTCTACCCCCGTGCCCTCCTGGAAGCTGGAGGACCATCCTGGCCCTTCGGACCCCTGCGGCCTTGACAGGccccagaggaggaggagctccGTCTCCGCCCGAAAGCTTGGGGCCAGTCTCTGGGAGATACAGGACCTCTTGGATTACTCCAGGATGAGCCGGAGGAGCGCCAGGATACGCCGCCGAAAGGAAGGGAGAGGCATCGATGATGTTCTTGACGAGTCGCCGGTCGGTCCCAAAGATCGA CCTCTAACTGCTGGTAGTTTAAGGAGGCATGTTGCAGCTTCACTGATCCAACAACATCAGTTGAGCGAAAGGAATGGTCATGCTCTCCAACCTGTATCTCCCGCAAGTTATAGCAGCTCAATGGAG TTTGCGGCCTTTGACCAAGCTATCACTCCTAGCAGTTCTTTAGATCTTAAGGGAAAGCTCAGGGAGGCAGGATATAGCCTTAAAACATCAACTGAATTATTGAAAGTTCTGAATAGGATTTGGAGCCTGGAAGAACAACATGCATCCAATGTATCTTTGGTAAAACAATTGAAGACGGAGCTAGAGCATGCACGGACATGTATTCAGGAGTTGATGCAAGAGAAGCAAGCATATCATCATGAAATGGATGATTTGGTGAAACAAGTTGCTCAGGTCAAACTGGTCCAGAAGAACAAGGAGCAGGAAAGGATCAAAGCAGCTGTGCAGTCCATAAGGGATGAGCTTGAAGATGAGAGAAGGTTGAGAAGACGTTCCGAAACTCTGCACCGAAAACTAGGCAAAGAGTTGTCTGAAGTGAAAGCAGCATTCATGAAGGCAGTGAAGGATctggaaaaagagagaaaagcaaATAGCCTTTTGGAAGACCTTTGCGATGAGTTTGCAAAGGGAATTAGGGATTATGAACAGGAAGTCAGGGAGTTGAAGCAGAAGTCTGTAAAAGGTTGTGATCATAAAGTTGATCGGATGGTACTTCATATTTCAGAAGCATGGCTGGATGAGCGGGTGCAGATGAAGATCGCTAAATCTAGGGGAGATTTGGCTGAAAAAAGCACAGTTACAGACAGGTTAAATGGTGAAATTGAATCTTTCCTTCAAGCTAGACAATCCCATAGTTTTAAGAATGATGGTGTGTACCAGAAAGATGGAAATTTGCGCCGCCAGTCCCTGGAGTCTGTCCACTTGAATGGGGCTGCCAGTGCACCTCGAGATGCCGACGATGATGATTCTGTAGCCAGTGACTTGCATTGTTTTGAGCTTAACATGGCTGGCGGTGACAGTGAAATCCATGACCAGTTAAAATCTCATGGTAGAAGTAGCATTGAAAAGCTGGACTCAGCAAGAAAATCTAACTTCACAGGGAAGAAAGTGGGATATTCTGAAAATTTCAAGGGTCAGAATATTTCTGGCTTGCAAGCACGATTCAAGGAGCGGATGGATAAGATGAAGCTCTGTGGAAATGAACAGCTTGTGGATCGAGTACAGGCCATGCAGACTGATGAAGAAACTGGAGGGGTGGAAGCAGATCAGATTGGATGTGTTATTTCCCAGAAATCCAATAATCATCATGTTCCAGAAGTTGGGCAGGGCATAGATCTGAAGTGGGATAGCAAGCAGGTATCAGACCATCTGATCGATAATGCAGTGAAAAACCAGTCAGAAATTTGCAAGGTTGATCAAGATAATTATCATGGGGAACAGTCCCAAGATCAATTTTCATGGAGGGGTCACTTTGTTTTAGTTGGTGAGAACACTGCTTCAGGAGATTTCCGCAATCTAGCCAGTCCAGTGCGGCAGTGGAACTACCAGCATACATCTCCTGATATTAAGATATCTGAATGCTCATCAAAATTACCATGTGAAGTAAAAGAGAACACTTTAAAGGCAAAATTACTTGAAGCAAGGCTGGAGGGACAGCATGCTCGTTTAAAAGCTTCAAAAGGTTCGGCCATGGGAAGAATTCGACAATGA